A segment of the Synechococcus sp. MEDNS5 genome:
CACAACCTGGCGAAGCAGCTCCAGGCTGTCAGCCCCCTTCCACTGGGGATCCGTGGGCGGGAAATACAAACCGATGTCCCCAAGGGACAACGCCCCGAGGAGGGCATCCATGATCGCGTGAACCAGAACATCGGCATCGCTATGGCCATCGAGCCCAACCCCGTCAGGGTGCTCAAGGCGCTGGCCGCCGAGAATCAGCGGCCTGCCGGCCACCAGCCGATGGATGTCGTAACCGTTGCCGATGCGAAGCGTCATTCAGGCCCTGTTCTCTGATTCATTGTCAGTGCCGACGCGCTGCTGCCAGCGTTGCA
Coding sequences within it:
- the ispF gene encoding 2-C-methyl-D-erythritol 2,4-cyclodiphosphate synthase, with protein sequence MTLRIGNGYDIHRLVAGRPLILGGQRLEHPDGVGLDGHSDADVLVHAIMDALLGALSLGDIGLYFPPTDPQWKGADSLELLRQVVVLIQQRGWQVVNVDSVVIAERPKLKPHIEAMRTAIATAMGIAPDQVGVKATTNERLGPEGREEGIACHAVALLSQ